A window of the Thermoanaerobaculales bacterium genome harbors these coding sequences:
- a CDS encoding DUF1820 family protein yields the protein MTDATIYRITFVNRGEVYEIYARRVTQGGMFGFVEVEELLFGERSKLLIDSSEERLKSEFEGVRRIFIPLHSVVRVDEVDKAGRGRISSSEGTVTSFPLPYAPPGKKPKKE from the coding sequence ATGACGGACGCCACCATCTACCGGATCACCTTCGTCAACCGGGGCGAGGTCTACGAGATCTACGCCCGGCGCGTCACCCAGGGCGGCATGTTCGGGTTCGTCGAGGTGGAGGAGCTGCTGTTCGGCGAGCGCTCGAAGCTCCTGATCGACTCCTCGGAGGAGCGGCTCAAGAGCGAGTTCGAGGGCGTGCGCCGGATCTTCATCCCGCTGCACTCCGTGGTTCGCGTCGACGAGGTCGACAAGGCGGGCCGGGGACGGATCTCCTCGTCGGAGGGCACGGTGACCTCGTTCCCGCTTCCCTACGCGCCTCCCGGCAAGAAGCCGAAGAAGGAGTAG